The genomic DNA TACTAAGTATGCGCTGACTTAGAACAAAAATTACTTTTACTCGTATTAATTGAAAGTTAGAAAACATAAAAGAGCGGGTCAGCGATTCCCCGCTCTTAGCTTTATTTTTTGGGTAAATCTCTTGTTGTAAAATGGATGCGTTGATTTTCATCTCGTGTAAGTAATGTTTCTTCATTTAAGTAAGAGAACTTTAATTCATTTAGTTCACTATCTTCTAGCATATGCTCATATCCTGTAAAAATTGAGCGTATATACTGTTTGTACGCGTTTTTCTTTTTTTGTCTTTTTTTCATAGGACACCTTCCTTATCAAACCTATCATACCAATGAATGCCTTCTGAGACAAGCATGTTTCTTTTGTTTTTTCTTTGAAATTTCTTTATATACTTAATTGATAGTTGACGAAACCTTCAAAAAATGAAAAAATGCGAGAGTAGCTAAGGAGGGAAACAAGTGAAAAAAATTGGTTTTGACTCAGAAAAGTATATCGAAGAGCAATCTGCGTATATCCTTGAACGCGTTCATCATTATGATAAGTTGTATCTAGAATTTGGTGGAAAATTAGTCGATGATAAGCATGCCAAACGTGTCTTACCAGGATTTGAAGAAGATGCTAAAATCAAATTATTGCAAAAGTTGCGTGACCAAGCGGAGATTTTGATTTGTGTGTATGCTGGTGACATCGAGCGGAATAAGATTCGTGGTGATTATGGGATCACATATGATATGGATATCTTGCGCTTGATCGATGAATTGCGAGGATATGGATTATCGATCAATAGTGTAGTGATCACCCGGTATAACGGACAGCCAGCAACTAAAGTATTTATCAATAAATTGGAGCGTCGGAATATCAAAGTCTATAAACACGCTGAAATCGAGGATTATCCGATCAATGTTGAAAAAATCGTTTCAGAGGAGGGTTTCGGCAAGAACGAATACATCGAAACAACGAAACCAATCGTTGTCGTGACAGCTCCTGGTCCAGGTAGTGGGAAATTAGCTACTTGCTTGAACCAACTGTATCACGAAAGCCAAAAAGGCAATGCAGCAGGTTACTCTAAATTTGAGACTTTCCCTGTTTGGAATGTTCCATTGAAACATCCCTTGAACATTGCCTATGAAGCAGCAACAGTCGATTTGAAAGATGTCAATATGATCGATTCTTTTCATTTTGATGCCTATAATAAGGTGGCAGTCAACTACAATCGTGATATAGAGACTTTCCCAGTCATTAAACGGATCATCGAAAAAATCACTGGTAAGGAATCGGTCTACCAGTCTCCTACTGATATGGGCGTCAACCGCGTAGGCTTCGGTATCACGGATGATGAAGTCGTACAGGAAGCCTCGAAACAAGAGATCATCAGACGCTATTTCCAAACGGCTTGTGACTTTAAAAAAGGTTTGACAGATGAAGATGCCGTCAATCGTATCAAATTGATCATGGAGGAAGTCGGTTTACGTCCCGAAGACCGTAAAGTCGTGACCCCTGCTCATGAGTATGCAAAAACTAGTCAAGCGACTAGTACTGAATCGATGGCAGTGATTGCGATCGAACTTCCTGACCAAGTGATCCTTACCGGTCGGACAAGTCAATTAATGGATGCTTCGGCTGCTGTTGTCTTGAATGCGATCAAATATCTCGCCCACATCTCTGATGACATTCCGTTGTTATCGCCTCTCGTCTTGGAAACGATCCAAGGACTTAAAAGTAAGGCATTGCACTCTTCGATCGATACACTCAATCTCAATGAAGTGTTGATTGCTTTATCAATCAGTGCAGTAACTAATCCAATCGCACAAGTTGCTTATGAAAAATTAGCAGAACTTGAAGGTGCGCAAGCACATTCAACTGTGATGATCAATAAGAATGATGAACAAAACCTGAAACAATTAGGTATCGACATCACTAGTGCGCCTGTTTACCCTTCAGAAAACTTGTATTATCAATAAATAATTCTTCGAAGATGGCTAAGATAGAAAAATAGAAGTTACCTCGAAAAATAAGGTGGTATCCATGAAAATTGCTCAAATTTTTGTGGGTACTCTTTTTTTAGAAGCTGCTTCTATTTCTGACTTTTACAGGTTTCAAAGGAAAATAATAAAGTAAAGGTGTTATTTATCTAACAGGTTCAGGTCATAGTTAGCTAATAAATATAAGTAGATATATATGCCACCACCGTTAAAGTAAATCAATAATTTAGGATTTCCTGATCCACTCCTCCCCATTAAAAGACACCTGTCTTTCCCCTCTCTTCCATGTATACGCTTTAGTCTAAAAATCTCATGAAATTTCTCTCAAAAGATTCGTATTCTTTAAAAATAACATGTAGAATTAAACGGAATTTGGTAAGGAGTGATTTTTTTGAGTCAGTTTATTGGAATAATAGGTTTACTTTTAATTTTTGGGTTAGCGGTTTTGATCAGTAGCGATCGAAAAGCCATCAAACGCAAACCATTGATCATCATGCTCGTTTTGCAATTTGCGTTTGGGTTTGTTTTACTACGTACGACTTTTGGTACAGCGGTTGTTGCGATGCTAGCCAAGCTATTTGATCACTTACTGGCATTTGCCGGTGAAGGTGTCAATTTCGTCTTTGGAGGTGTAACAAACGTTGGAAGTGCCCCATTCTTCTTGAATGTGTTGATGCCAATCGTCTTTATTTCTGCAATTATTGGGATTTTGCGTTACATCAAGATTCTTCCTTTATTTATGAAAGCAGTCGGTTTAGGATTGAGTAAAATCAATGGAATGGGTAAATTAGAATCTTATAATGGTGTTGCTTCAGCAATTTTAGGCCAATCAGAAGTTTTTATCTCCATCAAAAAGGAACTACCTTTCTTGACAGAAAAGCGTCTGTTCTCGATGAGTGTTTCTGCAATGTCAACTGTTTCGATGTCCATCGTGGGTTCCTATATGGCATTGATTGATTCAAAATACGTGATCACTGCTTTAGTGTTGAATCTTTTTGGTGGGTATATTCTTGCTTCGATCGTCAATCCTTATGAGTTAGACGAAAAAGAAGATGAATTAGTGATTGAAGAAGACAAAGAACAAACATTTTTCCAAATGTTAGGCGAATATATTTTAGATGGTTTCCATGTAGCGATCACGGTGGCTGCAATGTTGATCGGTTTTGTTGCTTTGATTGCTATGATCAATGCCTTGTTCAACGGGATTTTTGGGATTACCTTCCAACAGATTTTAGGGTATATTTTTGCGCCATTTGCATTTATCAGTGGGATTCCTTGGAAAGAAGCGGTTGATGCCGGTAGTATCATGGCAACAAAACTTGTGACAAATGAGTTTGTAGCAATGACTGAATTATCGACTGGGACTTTTGAATTTACAGAACGTACCACCGCTATCTTATCAGTCTTCTTAGTATCATTTGCGAACTTCTCTTCAATTGGGATCATTTCAGGGGCAATGAAAGGGTTGAATGAAGAAAAAGGTAATCTTGTAGCAAAACATGGATTGAAAATTTTGTTCACCGCTTCATTAGTCAGCTTTTTAAGCGCAATTGTTACTGGTATACTGGTATAAAGCTATCTTTTATTTTAACATTTAAGTATACTGAACTTGGCTGGTTTGAACAGATGACCTGTTTAAATTGGTTAAGTTTTTTTATTTTAAATGACAGATTTCCACTTTTCGGTATATATTAGTTATGTACATGTCTTTGATCATGTAACTATAGAAAGGAATATTTCCTATGAATAAATGTTATGTATTTATTGGGCCTTCTGGTTCCGGAAAGACGACACTAGCTCATGCAATTTTTTCTCCACAACAAAAGATCATTACGTATACGACCCGCCCCCCACGAAAAAATGAAAAAAATCACCTTGATTACCATTTTGTTTCTCAAGAGACCTTTGAAGAAATGATCGCCCATCAGGAATTTGCCGAATGGGATCGGTACGCCGATCACTATTATGGCTCAAGTAAACAAGAGATCTCAACGAAGCTTGCACAGGGTGACTGCTTCACGGTCCTTACAGCCCCAGGTTTTTGGCACTTGTATGAACAATTTGGTCGTTGTATCGTACCTGTCTTCATCACAGTAGCAAAAGAAAAGTTGTATGAACGATTTGTACTTCGCGGAGACTCACCAGATAAAATCAGGCAAAGGCTCGCTCTCTTTGAAAAAGATCAAAAAGAACTTGAAAAATTAACACTTATTCCTACCTTGATCTCATTTGAAAATAATCAGACGTTAGAAATCGAAACAAAAAATTTAAAGCAAGCCATCCATGCAGCGGATCATCGCTGAACAGTTGGCTTGCTTTTGGTTTTGAGCAATTCACAATAATTTTTGATAGGCTTTTCTTTCTCCGTGTGTGAATGGAAATTCAATCATGCCACAATAATGAAAACCTGCCGAGTAAATCGTTTTTTCCATTGGATGATTGGTGGGGAAAGTATCGATCCGAACGTCCTTGATTCCTTGACATGCGGCAACGGTCAATAAATGTTCTAATAATTGTTTGCCAAGTCTTTTTCCTCTTACATTTTGATCAAGAGCAACTCGATGGATGGAAAGATACGGCTCTCTCCCCTCCCAATTTCCTGCAATTGCTGTATAGACCGGATCAATGCCTGCAACAAGCGCCGCAGTGCCAACGATGTCTTCTTCGTCAATCAAGACGAAGCTTTCCTGCCTTTCAATGTCTTCGATGATTCGTTCTTTTGATGGTTTTTGCTCTCCCTGCCATTGAGGCAATCCTTGCTCAGCAAGGTATGCTGCAGCTTGATCAATGATTTGTAGCACTCTCGGCACATCATCTAATGTAGTTTTTCTAAGGTACATATCTCTGCTCCTTTTATTGATCTGTGATCAACTTGTATAGCTTGTCTATTCTTGAACCACTGCGTAACCAGTCTGTCGGATGATCTAAAAGCTGACTAACTAATTCAAGATGATGTAACAATGTCCATTTCTTCAAAACTCCCAGACCCGGGAATTTTTGTTGGCGATACAAGCTGACAAGCTCAAGTAATCCTTCCGTGATATAAATTTGTTGATGGTTCCTCATCAACCAACCGTACATTTTATTGGCTGCTTCCATAAATTTCAATGCTTGATCTTTTGCGGAATCATTGGTATCTGAAATGAAGTGTTTGATTCGCATATTCCCATAAGCATCGACGTATGTAATATGCAAGGCCAACGCTCGACTGGGAAATCCTTTATCGAAGTAACGACTGCCTTCGATCGTAAAATCGGAAAACCCATGATAGCCATCCATTTGAAAGAAAAGATGATCATCGCTAAAAAAATCATCATTTTTTTCTGCATAATTTTCCACATGCCGTCTCGTTTGAAATTGATCACGGACAATGATTTTATTCTTAGGCAATTGCATGCGTAAGCGACTAGAATCAGGAATGAAAAATGTCGCATTAGTTTTGATCAAAGCTTGCCAAATCGCATTTTCTCTAGGTTGATGTTGTCCATCAAAAATAATGAATGGCGGGGGTGATTCAATCATTCTTTCATAATTGCTCGGCGTAATGATCTCTGCCTCTGCTAACGAGCTATCTTCACTGGTCACCCATGTGTGAATCGGTTGATCGAACAGTTTGAACTGACCCACTTGCGGATTCTTTATGATAATCAGCGGATGATTCTTTTTTTGAAACAACTCGACAACATTTTTTAGCGTCGCCGAATCACGTACTGGCTCGATGATTGGCTGAATCTTAGTGGATAAAAGTCCACGATTCAAACTTTCCTTTAATGCAAGTAGATCGAATTGTTTGCCACGTAAATAAGGATAATACATATATTATTCACTCCATTGGTTCAGTTGGCAGACGTCGAATATGACGTTGCTGGCGCAACCAGTCCTGTTCTTGTCGCAAGGCACGATTTTCTTCTTGCAGATCATGGATTGCTTGACTTTCGATTTCTTCAATAAACCGTTCATAGTAGCGTTCTTTTGAGAAAGGATCTTGCGTTTCTGAGCGTTTTTTTAATTCTTTGTACAGCTGATCTGAAGGGAAATATTTTACTCCCCGTTCCATTTGTTTGGCCTTTCTGACTTCTCTAAACAATGAAGCCATAAAACGATTAGTCAATGCCTCTTCTGCTACACCTAACTCACGGCGCATTGCTTTTTTTGCAATAATAAAAGTTCCAGGAACAGGCATTTCCTCTTCTAGTGCATACGAACGATAAACTAATACACCAATTTCTGGTGGGATCTCACTTTTGACTTCTTCATATAAATTTTTTGGTAAAACAAAATAATTATAGTGGCCAACAAAGGACAATTTAGCAGTTGAACGAAAATCAGCTTTTGTGACTTTCAATTCATAACAGCGCCATTCTCTTGTTCCGTCAAATTTCATCAGACAACTTAATGTGTCCACGATTCCATGATCCTCAGGCATTGTCACTTCCTCGACCACGATCCCTCCCTGTTCGATACAATAATGATACAACGATGATTCCAGCTCGATCGTTAAAGGAGTTTTCATACATTTCACCTCCGAACATATTTTCGCTTTTTATTCTACCTGAAAAGCCAAGATAATCCAACTACCATTTTATTTTTTTGTATGCGACTTGTCTAACAATAAAAAAGCAACATAGAAAAGACGAAAAATGCAACTAAAACATCACATTTTTCGTCTTTTCAATTGAACTCGTTTTTTATTGATCGATCAGCTCAACGGTAAAATCTTCTACCTGAGTGCTATGCCGTATTAAAAATTACACGATTCATTTGTTCTATACTCTCTTACGCTTTCTCGATTTCTGGTGGAAGATAAAACAAACCATGTTTTTCAAATAATTCCCCAATCTGAAACAGTAAGTCTTCTCTTCCTCTGGCAGCCATAAACTGAATCCCTAGTGGCAATCCTTCTTCACTAACATGTGTAGGTAGACTGATTGCAGGTTGCCCAGTTAAGTTCGCTAATTGTGTATAAGGAGTGATCGTCAAGCTCTCTTCAAACATCGCTGACACGACTGCCAACCCTTCATCTGCCGATAAATGAGGGACATCAGCCATCTGTTGACGGATCAAGTCACTTTGTAAGTCAGCTGTGATTTTAGGCGCAGTATCCGCAGTGGTTGGCGAAAGAAACAAATCAAAGGACTCAAACAAGCTTTCCATTGTGACAGCTGCATGATCCCATACGTGCAATGAATGCACATAGTCTGCTGCAGAAAGTTTTTTACCATATTGCCATATTGTCCATGAGATTGGCTCCAGCTCGTTGCTTTCTATCCCTCGCTGCAACCCATTTTCGATCGACTCGATCATTGCTGCCGTTTCAGCACCATTCATTTGATAATAGGAGTTGATCAATGTACGTCCATCTAAAGGATATGGAATCTCAACGATTTCATGTCCTGATTGTTCTAGAAAATGCAGTGCATTTTGAATAGCAATTTGAGCATCTACACTTACTTTCGAGCCGATTGGTGAATCAACACAGACAGCGATTTTCAAACGTTCCTTTACTGGATGCTGTTGCCAAAATGCTGGTGTCACTTGATAAGGTGCCCCACTATTGATTCCTTGTAAAGCGTGGAACAACGCTTTCGTATCTCTCATGGAAACCGTTAATCCGAAGTCGATGGACGCTCCTTGCCAGCCTCGCCAAGCATTTGGACCGACTGGCATTGTTCCTCTTGATGGCTTCAAGCCGATCAAGCCAGAAAATGAGGCTGGAATACGGATCGAACCACCCCCGTCACTGGCACCTGCCATCGGAACGATCCCTGCCGCAACTGCCGCTGCAGCTCCGCCACTTGATCCTCCTGGAGAGTATGCCAAGTTCCATGGGTTTCGTGCTGGGCCATATAATTGTGGATCGGTAATATTCTTAAAGC from Enterococcus mundtii includes the following:
- a CDS encoding DUF1846 domain-containing protein — encoded protein: MKKIGFDSEKYIEEQSAYILERVHHYDKLYLEFGGKLVDDKHAKRVLPGFEEDAKIKLLQKLRDQAEILICVYAGDIERNKIRGDYGITYDMDILRLIDELRGYGLSINSVVITRYNGQPATKVFINKLERRNIKVYKHAEIEDYPINVEKIVSEEGFGKNEYIETTKPIVVVTAPGPGSGKLATCLNQLYHESQKGNAAGYSKFETFPVWNVPLKHPLNIAYEAATVDLKDVNMIDSFHFDAYNKVAVNYNRDIETFPVIKRIIEKITGKESVYQSPTDMGVNRVGFGITDDEVVQEASKQEIIRRYFQTACDFKKGLTDEDAVNRIKLIMEEVGLRPEDRKVVTPAHEYAKTSQATSTESMAVIAIELPDQVILTGRTSQLMDASAAVVLNAIKYLAHISDDIPLLSPLVLETIQGLKSKALHSSIDTLNLNEVLIALSISAVTNPIAQVAYEKLAELEGAQAHSTVMINKNDEQNLKQLGIDITSAPVYPSENLYYQ
- a CDS encoding NupC/NupG family nucleoside CNT transporter → MSQFIGIIGLLLIFGLAVLISSDRKAIKRKPLIIMLVLQFAFGFVLLRTTFGTAVVAMLAKLFDHLLAFAGEGVNFVFGGVTNVGSAPFFLNVLMPIVFISAIIGILRYIKILPLFMKAVGLGLSKINGMGKLESYNGVASAILGQSEVFISIKKELPFLTEKRLFSMSVSAMSTVSMSIVGSYMALIDSKYVITALVLNLFGGYILASIVNPYELDEKEDELVIEEDKEQTFFQMLGEYILDGFHVAITVAAMLIGFVALIAMINALFNGIFGITFQQILGYIFAPFAFISGIPWKEAVDAGSIMATKLVTNEFVAMTELSTGTFEFTERTTAILSVFLVSFANFSSIGIISGAMKGLNEEKGNLVAKHGLKILFTASLVSFLSAIVTGILV
- a CDS encoding guanylate kinase; amino-acid sequence: MNKCYVFIGPSGSGKTTLAHAIFSPQQKIITYTTRPPRKNEKNHLDYHFVSQETFEEMIAHQEFAEWDRYADHYYGSSKQEISTKLAQGDCFTVLTAPGFWHLYEQFGRCIVPVFITVAKEKLYERFVLRGDSPDKIRQRLALFEKDQKELEKLTLIPTLISFENNQTLEIETKNLKQAIHAADHR
- a CDS encoding GNAT family N-acetyltransferase encodes the protein MYLRKTTLDDVPRVLQIIDQAAAYLAEQGLPQWQGEQKPSKERIIEDIERQESFVLIDEEDIVGTAALVAGIDPVYTAIAGNWEGREPYLSIHRVALDQNVRGKRLGKQLLEHLLTVAACQGIKDVRIDTFPTNHPMEKTIYSAGFHYCGMIEFPFTHGERKAYQKLL
- a CDS encoding sce7725 family protein, translated to MYYPYLRGKQFDLLALKESLNRGLLSTKIQPIIEPVRDSATLKNVVELFQKKNHPLIIIKNPQVGQFKLFDQPIHTWVTSEDSSLAEAEIITPSNYERMIESPPPFIIFDGQHQPRENAIWQALIKTNATFFIPDSSRLRMQLPKNKIIVRDQFQTRRHVENYAEKNDDFFSDDHLFFQMDGYHGFSDFTIEGSRYFDKGFPSRALALHITYVDAYGNMRIKHFISDTNDSAKDQALKFMEAANKMYGWLMRNHQQIYITEGLLELVSLYRQQKFPGLGVLKKWTLLHHLELVSQLLDHPTDWLRSGSRIDKLYKLITDQ
- a CDS encoding amidase produces the protein MKDATYLANGLKTKQFSSEELFTETKRKIEKLNPEINAFVTLESLDFQSNGKQPQLESDSLLAGIPFPLKMLGQEKKGWLATSGSRIFEQHRASKNSNYVQAVEKAGLVPFGQTNAPEFGFKNITDPQLYGPARNPWNLAYSPGGSSGGAAAAVAAGIVPMAGASDGGGSIRIPASFSGLIGLKPSRGTMPVGPNAWRGWQGASIDFGLTVSMRDTKALFHALQGINSGAPYQVTPAFWQQHPVKERLKIAVCVDSPIGSKVSVDAQIAIQNALHFLEQSGHEIVEIPYPLDGRTLINSYYQMNGAETAAMIESIENGLQRGIESNELEPISWTIWQYGKKLSAADYVHSLHVWDHAAVTMESLFESFDLFLSPTTADTAPKITADLQSDLIRQQMADVPHLSADEGLAVVSAMFEESLTITPYTQLANLTGQPAISLPTHVSEEGLPLGIQFMAARGREDLLFQIGELFEKHGLFYLPPEIEKA